CGGCATCACCTACGAGGTGACGGGGCCGTTCCGGGCGTAGCCCGACGCCTCCGCAGTGGCGCCGCCCCGCAACAGGGCGGCGCCCAGCGGGGTGAGTGTGTGCAGGACGGCGTTGCCGTGGCGCAGCGTCACCACCAGGCCCGCCTCCCGCAGGACGGCCGCGTGCTGGCTCGCGGAGGCGAGGGACACCCCTGCCCTGCGGGCCAGTTCGCTGGTCGTACAGCCGAAGCGGATGGCCTGCAGGACGGCGGAGCGGGTGTGGCCGACGAGCTTGCCCAGTGAGGGGCCGCCGGCCTCACTGAAGTCCGGCCCGCTGCTGTGGGCGGCCGGATAGACGAGGATCGGCGGGAGCGCGGCGTCGCGGTAGACCACCGGTGTGCCGCGGCAGAAGAACGAGGGCTGGAGCAGTAACCCGCGCCCGTCCAGGTGCAGTTCGCGCGTGACGGGATAGTCGGCCTCCAGAACCGGCGGCCGCCAGCGCAGCACCGGCGGCAGCGACGTGAGCAGTTCGTCCGCGCCGCCGTCGAGCAGCGCGCGGCCTCGCACGGCACGGTCCGCCTCCACCCTGGCCTGGATATGCGGCCAGTACGGCTCCACGGCGGCCCGGTGATAGCCGCGCAGAGCCCCCACGAGCCGGGCGAGCGGCTCGGGCCTGCCCTCGGCGAGCGCGACGAGCCGGCCGGGCAGCACGGGCACCGTGGCGCGGTCCGAGGCGGCCAGGGCGAGTTCGGTGTGCAGACGGGCCACCGGGGTGGCACGCAGCGCCTCCAGGCCCGCGTCCAGCCCGCTCTGCCCTTCGGGAGGTGTCAGGAAGTCCGGGAAATAGCCCCGCGGCGGTACCAGCGCGGCAAGCAGGCGTGTTTCACCATTCAACCGGGCCCGGGTCTCCGAACGCCATTCTCCGAAGACGAGTGCGCCGCGTCGATCCCGCAATCGGTGAAAGCTGAGAATCGTTTCCCACAAAGCATCCGGCCTGGCCCCCATCCGCACTCTGGCTAGGTCGTCCCCAGTGAAATGGATACGAAGCACCGAACCCCCACCTGTTGCATCCGCAATCGCCCCCGATCACTGAGTATGCATGCCATCACAGGACGTTACCACGGTGTTTCAGCCACAGTTGAAACGCCTCGCGGGGGGTGGGTGCCAACCGAAAGGCTGTACGACGTCGGGCATGAACCTTCCGTCTCCGATGTGACGTTGCGAAGACCGTGGGGGGCTTTGGAACGTCCGGCGGCGGGTGACGGAAGGTGCGGCTCCGTGTCCGGCACGGGTAATGGGGCGCGGCCTGCGGATGGGGATCCGCGGGCCGCGCTCCGCCCGCTTTTTTGCGCCGCGAAATGGCAGAAATTCGATTGCCGTTGAACGTCCATGATTCAACAGGGAATCGGGCCGGGCCGAAAAGGGAAACAGAACGGCACACGCATGAACACATGGAAGGGGCGGGCGCCCCGCACAAGGCGCCCGCCCCTTCCCTTTCGGTGTTCCGGAGCCGTCACCGGGTCGGTGAGGGTGGGGTACCGACTGGGGGCAAGCCCCCAGACCCCGGCGACGGCTCCGGTCTCAGCGGGAGTCGCTGCCCTTCGACTCGGCCGCGGCCCGGCCGGCCTCGAGGCGCGCCACCGGGATACGGAACGGCGAGCAGGACACGTAGTCCAGACCCACCTCGTGGAAGAAGTGCACCGACTCCGGGTCACCGCCGTGCTCGCCGCAGACGCCCAGCTTGAGGTCGGGGCGGGTGGCCCGGCCGGCCTCGACAGCGCTGCGTACGAGCGAGCCGACGCCGTCCCTGTCGATGGTCTCGAACGGGGAGACCCCGAAGATGCCCTTCTCCAGGTACGCGGTGAAGAAGCTCGCCTCGACGTCGTCGCGGGAGAAGCCCCACACGGTCTGGGTGAGGTCGTTCGTACCGAACGAGAAGAACTGGGCGGCCTCGGCGATCTGACCGGCGGTCAGCGCGGCGCGCGGCAGCTCGATCATCGTGCCGATGGTCAGCTTGAGGTCGGTGCCGGTGGCAGCCTGCACCTCGGCGATGACCTGGTCGGCCTCCTCGCGGACGATCTCCAGCTCCTGAACGGTGCCCACCAGCGGGATCATGATCTCCGCGCGCGGGTCGCCCTTGGCGTTCTTGCGCTCGGCCGCGGCCTCGGCGATCGCCCGTACCTGCATGGCGAAGAGACCGGGGATGACCAGGCCGAGGCGTACACCGCGCAGGCCCAGCATCGGGTTCTGCTCATGGAGCTTGTGCACGGCCTGAAGGAGACGGAGGTCGTTCTCGTTGGCGTCCTTGCGGGCCTCGGCGAGGGCGACCCGTACCGACAGCTCGGTGATGTCGGGCAGGAACTCGTGCAGCGGGGGGTCGAGCAGGCGGACCGTGACGGGCAGTCCGTCCATCGCCTCGAACAGCTCGACGAAGTCCTTCTTCTGCAGGGGCAGCAGGGCGCCCAGCGCCTGCTCACGCTCCTCGTCCGTGTCGGCGAGGATGAGCCGCTCGACCATCTCGCGGCGCTCACCGAGGAACATGTGCTCGGTGCGGCACAGGCCGATGCCCTGCGCGCCGAACCGCCGTGCGCGCAGCGCGTCCTCGGCGTTGTCGGCGTTGGCCCGTACGCGAAGGCGGCGTACTCGGTCCGCGTACGCCATGATCCGGTGCACGGCGGCGACCAGCTCGTCGGCGTCGTCGGCGCCCGCGTGCATCCGGCCCTCGAAGTACTCGACGACCGGGGACGGCACGACCGGCACCTCACCGAGGTACACCTTGCCGGTGGAGCCGTCGATGGAGACGACGTCACCCTCCTCGATGACGGTCCCACCGACCGTCAGCCGGCGCCGCTTGGTGTCGACCTCGAGCTCCTCGGCGCCGCAGACACAGGTCTTGCCCATGCCACGGGCGACAACGGCGGCGTGCGAGGTCTTGCCACCGCGCGAGGTCAGGATGCCCTCGGCGGCGATCATGCCGTCGAGGTCGTCGGGGTTGGTCTCACGGCGGATGAGGATGACCTTCTCGCCGGAACGCGACCACTTGACCGCGGTGTACGAGTCGAAGACGGCCTTGCCGACGGCCGCACCGGGCGACGCGGCGATACCGCGGCCGAGCAGTTCGGTCTTCGCATGGTCGTCGAAGCGCGGGAACATCAACTGCGCGAGCTGCGCGCCGTTGACGCGCTGGAGCGCCTCGGCCTCGTCGATGAGGCCCTGGTCGACGAGCTGGGTGGCGATACGGAAGGCCGCGCCCGCGGTCCGCTTGCCGACGCGGGTCTGGAGCATCCACAGCTGGCCGCGCTCAATGGTGAACTCGATGTCGCACAGGTCCTTGTAGTGCGTCTCGAGGGTCTCCATGATCTGCATCAACTGGTCGTACGACTGCTTGTCGATGTTCTCCAGATCGGCGAGCGGCACCGTGTTGCGGATACCGGCGACGACGTCCTCGCCCTGCGCGTTCTGGAGGTAGTCGCCGTAGACGCCCTGGTGGCCGCTGGCGGGGTCGCGGGTGAAGGCGACGCCGGTGCCGGAGTCGGGGCCGAGGTTGCCGAAGACCATGGAGCAGATGTTGACGGCCGTGCCGAGGTCGCCGGGGATGCGCTCCTGGCGGCGGTAGAGCTTGGCGCGGTCGGTGTTCCAGGACTCGAAGACCGAGCGGATCGCGAGGTCCATCTGCTCACGCGGGTCCTGCGGGAAGTCGCGGCCCGCGTCACGGGAGACGATCTTCTTGAACTGCTTGACCAGCTTCTTCAGATCGCCGGCGTCGAGGTCGGTGTCGACGGTGACCTTCTTGGCGTGCTTGGCCTCCTCGAGCGCCTCCTCGAAGAGTTCGCCGTCGACGCCCAGCACCGTCTTGCCGAACATCTGGATCAGGCGGCGGTACGAGTCCCAGGCGAAGCGCTCATCGCCGGACTGCTGTACGAGCCCGGCCACCGACTCGTCGGAGAGGCCGATGTTGAGAACCGTGTCCATCATGCCCGGCATCGAGAACTTCGCACCCGAACGTACCGATACCAGAAGGGGGTTGTCGGCCTGGCCGAGCTTCTTGCCCATCGACCGCTCGAGGGCGTCGAGGTGGGCACTCACCTCGTCGCGCAGCGCGGCGGGCTCGGTGCCGCTGTCGAGGTAGACCTTGCACGCCTCGGTGGTGATGGTGAAGCCCGGAGGGACGGGCAGCCCGAGGTTGGTCATCTCTGCGAGGTTGGCACCTTTGCCGCCGAGCAGGTCCTTGAGGTCCCTGTTGCCCTCGGTGAAGTCGTAGACGAACTTCTGATCTTTGTTTTCCGACACGGGTCTCGACTCCTCGAGGACTCGGTGGCTGCCCTGACGGCGAGGAACATACCCAGATCGAAGGCGTCTGGGTACGTCCACTTGGCCGTCATACGGCCGTAACCACTCGTCCGCCACCAGATCCAAAGTAACTGAGCGGCAGCTCGATTGAGAGATTTCCTTCAGAGCTTGAACGCATCAGCACGCACAGCGACATTGATTGCGCAGGGCGCTACACCGTGCGATGAATCGATAGATCAATTGAACACCAGAGGGGTGGCACTTAGTGCCACCCCTCTGAGAGGTGCAGTCGTCATCAATTCGCTCATCTGAGCGCTACCCCTATCAGGGGTGGCGAGAATCACGCGGCTGAGGGTCATCCGGTCCCATCATCCGGACCCGCGTAACACGACGAAACACAGCGGCTGAGGACATCGAGATCCACGTCCTCCAGGCTCCGGGCGAAGACCCGGCCGGCGGACGCGGGCACCGGCAGCAACGACGGCACCACCAGCACCGCACACCCCGCGGCCTCCGCGGAGTCGCTGCCGTCCGGCGAGTCCTCCACCGCCACACATGCCCTGGGCAGGGCCCCGAACCGGTCCGCGGCCGCCCGGTAGGGATCCGGATGCGGCTTCGTCCGCACCGTGTCGTCGGCCGACAGCGTGAAGGAGAACGGCACATCGGCCAGCGCTCCACCGACCACCGAATCGACGACGATGCGCGGTGAGGCACTCACCAGGGCGAACGGAACCTGCCGGTACTCCAGTTCGGCCAGCAGCCGCCGTACGCCGGGACGCACCGGGGCGCCCGCCTCCACCCGCTGGAAGAACCCGTCGGTCAGCGCCTGCGCCACCGCCGACACAGTGGGGGTGGCACTGAGGGCCACCTCCGTGATCCGTATCAGATGAGCGGCGGTGTCCTCGACGGCCCGGCCCACCACCTCCGGTGCGTCCGCGTCGGAGAGCCGGTGGCCGAGCGAGGCGGCGACCTCCTCGGCCGTCTCCCACCACAGCACCTCGGTGTCGACGAGGGTGCCGTCCATGTCGAAGAGGACTGCCGCGGGCTCGGTCAATTCCACGCTCACCGCGCCGGTACGACGAGGACGGGCCGCTGTGCCAGTCCGACCGCCGCCCGGCCGCCGGGCACCAGCGCGCCCGCGTCCCGCGACGCCAGGTCGGCCTTGACCGAGCTGCCGTCCGGCAGGTCGAGCAGCACGCGCGTGACCGAGCCGAGGAAGGACGCGGAGACGACCGTGGCCCCGCCGTCCGGATCGGCGGTCACGGTGACGTTCTCGGGGCGTACGAGCACCTCGACCTCGGATGCCTGTGGCGCTTCGCCGTCCACGGGCAGCCTGCTGCCCGCCACTTCGACCAGGCCGTCGTCCGCCATCCGGCCCGGCAGCCGGTTCATGGTCCCGACGAACTCGGCGACGAACGGCGTCGCGGGCCGCTCGTACAGCTCCGCGGGCGCCGCGCACTGCTCGAGCTTCCCGGCGTTGAGGACGGCGACCCGGTCCGCCATGGACAGGGCCTCCTCCTGGTCGTGCGTGACGAAGATCGTGGTGATCCCGAGAGAGAGCTGCAGCCGGCGGATCTCCTCCCGCAGGCTGAGCCGCACCTTGGCGTCGAGCGCGGACAGCGGCTCGTCCAGGAGCAGCACGCGCGGCTCCAGGGCCAGCGCCCTGGCCAGGGCGACTCGCTGCTGCTGGCCACCGGACATCTGGTGGGGGTAGCGGTCGCCGTGTTCGGGCAGGCCGACCAGGGCCAGGAGTTCGGCGGCGCGGGCGTTGCGCCCGGCGGTCGGCATCTTGCGGACCCGCAGGCCGAAAGCGACGTTGTCGCGGGCGCTGAGGTTGGGGAAGAGGCTGTACGACTGGAAGACCATGCCCGCGTCCCGGCGGTTGGCCGGCACCCGGGTGATGTCCTCGCCGTCGACCAGCACCTCGCCGGCGTCCGGCTGTTCGAAACCCGCGACGACGCGCAGGGCGGTGGTCTTGCCGCAGCCCGACGGACCGAGCAGGGCGATCAGCTCACCCGGTTCGACGGTCAGGTCGAGCCCGTCGAGGGCGACGGTGGCGCCGAAAGCCCGGCGCAGACCGCGGAATTCGACCCGGGCGCCGGTCGCGCCGGAGGTCTCGTTCCGCCGCGCGACGGCGGTCGCTGTGCTTGCAGACATGGATTACCGGTCCTTGCTGGAGGAGGGCGCGGCGGCCACGGTGGCCGTGCTCTTCGCGGGCCGGGTGCCGTTCCCCGCGCGGGAGAGGAGCAGCAGCAGCGCCCAGGTGATCAGAAGACTGAGGACGGAGACGGCCACCGACATCCGTGCCTGCGCTCCGGAGACCGTGACGATCCACACCGCGAAGGGCTGGTAGCCGAGCAGCGCGGCGATGGTGAACTCGCCCAGCACCAGCGCCAGGGTGAGGAAGGCGGCGCCGGCGAGCGCGGTGCGCAGATTGGGCAGGATGACCCGGAGGATGACGTACGCCCAGCTCGCACCGCAGTTGCGGGCGGCCTCCACCAGCGTCGGTACGTCGATGGCGCGCAGTCCCGCGTCCAGGGAGCGGTACACGAACGGCAGGGCCAGCACCGTGTAGGCGAGGACGAGCACGAGCGGGAAGTTCTCGTCCTGGACCGCCATGAAGGTCTGGTAGAGCGGTGTGCGGGAGAGATGTTCCGGTCCCCAGCGCAGCACCGTGGTGATCCCGGTGACCAGCGCGATCGGCGGCACCACCAACGGCAGCATGCACATGACTTCGACGACCGGCCGCAGCCGTGGCGCCCCCAGCCGCACGGCGACCAGCGCGGGCACGGCCAGCAGCAGAACGAGCGCGATGGTCGCGGCGGCGAGGCCGAGCGAGAGCAGCAGGCTGTCGGTGAATCCCTCTGCGCCGAGAATCCCGGTGTACGCCTCGAACGAGACGCCCCGGCCCGGAGTGTGCACCGTGAAGACGACCGACGCGAGGAGCGGAACGAGGAAGTAGAGACCGGCCAGACCCAGGACGAGTCCGCGCCAGACGCGCGGCCGGCGGCGCTGTCGGAGGCGCTGTCGGCGGACAGGAGCCTTCTCGGGTGCGGGGCGGGGCCCGGCAGGCGCGGCCTGGGCGGTGGGTGTCATCGCAGCCATCGGGCGCTCCGTCGCTGGAGGGGCAGATAGACCGCCATGACCAGGCCGGCGATCACGATCATGTCGAGGCTCAGGGCGAGCGCCACATTCTCCTGGCCGACCAGCACATTGCCGGACAGCGCGTCCGCGATCTTCAAGGTGACCAGCGGTACGGAACCGCCGACCAGAGCCGCGGCAGTGGCATGCGCGGCGAACGCGCTGCCGAAGAGCAGGACGAAGCCGCCCAGCAGGGACGGCGCGAGGACCGGCAGCCCGACCAGCCGCCAGAACTGCCGTCCGGTCGCCCCGCTGTTCTGCGCGGCCTCCCGCCACTGGGGACGCAGTCCGTCCAGCGCCGGGATGATCACGAGCACCATGAGCGGGGTCAGGAAGTAGAGATAGACCACGGCGAGCCCCGTGAAGGAGTAGAGGTTCCAGCCGAGACTGTCGAGGTCCGCGAGCCGGGTGACCACACCGGAGATGCCTGCGGTCGCGATGAACGCGAACGCGAGCGGCACACCGCCGAAGTTGGCGAGGACGCCGGAGGCCGTGAGGGTTGCGCTGCGCAGCCACGTACGCCGGGAGGTCACGATGGCCTGCGCGATCAGCACACCGGCGACCGACCCGATCACCGCGGTGAGCGCGGAGAGCTGGACGCTGCCGATGAGGGAGCCGAGATAGGGCCCCTGCAGCGAGCGCCGCAGATGCTCACCGGTCAGCCGGGTGGAGCCGGTCGCCGGGTCGGCGCCCGTGACGGCTCCGTACAGCAGCGCGGCGACGGGAAGGCCGAAGCACAGGCCCGTGAAGACGAGCAGCGGGAGCGCGGCGATCCAGGTGCGGGGGCCGCGCCGCCGGCGGCGGGTTCCGCCGGCGGGCCCGGTGCGGGACGGGGAGGGTACGGGCATCAGGAGAGGGCCTTGTCCCAGTTCTCGGCGAGGGCGGCCTTGGCCTTGTCGAGCTCCGCGGAGGACGGGAAGGACGGAGTGCCCTCGACCTTGGGGAGCTTGGCGACAGACCCCTTGTCGGCGCTGCCGTCCGCGGTCATGGCCGGCAGCAGTACGGGCCGGGCGTACCCCTTCAGCCAGAGGTTCTGGCCCTCGGCGCTGTAGAGGAACTCCATCCACAGGCGGGCGGCCGCCGGGTGGGGGGCCTGCTTGTTGATGGCCTGCGAGTAGTACTGGGCGTAGACGCCGTCGCTCGGTACGGAGACCTTCCAGTCGACGCCCTTG
This portion of the Streptomyces sp. NBC_01750 genome encodes:
- a CDS encoding ArsR/SmtB family transcription factor; its protein translation is MLRIHFTGDDLARVRMGARPDALWETILSFHRLRDRRGALVFGEWRSETRARLNGETRLLAALVPPRGYFPDFLTPPEGQSGLDAGLEALRATPVARLHTELALAASDRATVPVLPGRLVALAEGRPEPLARLVGALRGYHRAAVEPYWPHIQARVEADRAVRGRALLDGGADELLTSLPPVLRWRPPVLEADYPVTRELHLDGRGLLLQPSFFCRGTPVVYRDAALPPILVYPAAHSSGPDFSEAGGPSLGKLVGHTRSAVLQAIRFGCTTSELARRAGVSLASASQHAAVLREAGLVVTLRHGNAVLHTLTPLGAALLRGGATAEASGYARNGPVTS
- the ppdK gene encoding pyruvate, phosphate dikinase, with product MSENKDQKFVYDFTEGNRDLKDLLGGKGANLAEMTNLGLPVPPGFTITTEACKVYLDSGTEPAALRDEVSAHLDALERSMGKKLGQADNPLLVSVRSGAKFSMPGMMDTVLNIGLSDESVAGLVQQSGDERFAWDSYRRLIQMFGKTVLGVDGELFEEALEEAKHAKKVTVDTDLDAGDLKKLVKQFKKIVSRDAGRDFPQDPREQMDLAIRSVFESWNTDRAKLYRRQERIPGDLGTAVNICSMVFGNLGPDSGTGVAFTRDPASGHQGVYGDYLQNAQGEDVVAGIRNTVPLADLENIDKQSYDQLMQIMETLETHYKDLCDIEFTIERGQLWMLQTRVGKRTAGAAFRIATQLVDQGLIDEAEALQRVNGAQLAQLMFPRFDDHAKTELLGRGIAASPGAAVGKAVFDSYTAVKWSRSGEKVILIRRETNPDDLDGMIAAEGILTSRGGKTSHAAVVARGMGKTCVCGAEELEVDTKRRRLTVGGTVIEEGDVVSIDGSTGKVYLGEVPVVPSPVVEYFEGRMHAGADDADELVAAVHRIMAYADRVRRLRVRANADNAEDALRARRFGAQGIGLCRTEHMFLGERREMVERLILADTDEEREQALGALLPLQKKDFVELFEAMDGLPVTVRLLDPPLHEFLPDITELSVRVALAEARKDANENDLRLLQAVHKLHEQNPMLGLRGVRLGLVIPGLFAMQVRAIAEAAAERKNAKGDPRAEIMIPLVGTVQELEIVREEADQVIAEVQAATGTDLKLTIGTMIELPRAALTAGQIAEAAQFFSFGTNDLTQTVWGFSRDDVEASFFTAYLEKGIFGVSPFETIDRDGVGSLVRSAVEAGRATRPDLKLGVCGEHGGDPESVHFFHEVGLDYVSCSPFRIPVARLEAGRAAAESKGSDSR
- a CDS encoding HAD family hydrolase; the protein is MDGTLVDTEVLWWETAEEVAASLGHRLSDADAPEVVGRAVEDTAAHLIRITEVALSATPTVSAVAQALTDGFFQRVEAGAPVRPGVRRLLAELEYRQVPFALVSASPRIVVDSVVGGALADVPFSFTLSADDTVRTKPHPDPYRAAADRFGALPRACVAVEDSPDGSDSAEAAGCAVLVVPSLLPVPASAGRVFARSLEDVDLDVLSRCVSSCYAGPDDGTG
- a CDS encoding ABC transporter ATP-binding protein, translating into MSASTATAVARRNETSGATGARVEFRGLRRAFGATVALDGLDLTVEPGELIALLGPSGCGKTTALRVVAGFEQPDAGEVLVDGEDITRVPANRRDAGMVFQSYSLFPNLSARDNVAFGLRVRKMPTAGRNARAAELLALVGLPEHGDRYPHQMSGGQQQRVALARALALEPRVLLLDEPLSALDAKVRLSLREEIRRLQLSLGITTIFVTHDQEEALSMADRVAVLNAGKLEQCAAPAELYERPATPFVAEFVGTMNRLPGRMADDGLVEVAGSRLPVDGEAPQASEVEVLVRPENVTVTADPDGGATVVSASFLGSVTRVLLDLPDGSSVKADLASRDAGALVPGGRAAVGLAQRPVLVVPAR
- a CDS encoding ABC transporter permease; this translates as MAAMTPTAQAAPAGPRPAPEKAPVRRQRLRQRRRPRVWRGLVLGLAGLYFLVPLLASVVFTVHTPGRGVSFEAYTGILGAEGFTDSLLLSLGLAAATIALVLLLAVPALVAVRLGAPRLRPVVEVMCMLPLVVPPIALVTGITTVLRWGPEHLSRTPLYQTFMAVQDENFPLVLVLAYTVLALPFVYRSLDAGLRAIDVPTLVEAARNCGASWAYVILRVILPNLRTALAGAAFLTLALVLGEFTIAALLGYQPFAVWIVTVSGAQARMSVAVSVLSLLITWALLLLLSRAGNGTRPAKSTATVAAAPSSSKDR
- a CDS encoding ABC transporter permease; protein product: MPVPSPSRTGPAGGTRRRRRGPRTWIAALPLLVFTGLCFGLPVAALLYGAVTGADPATGSTRLTGEHLRRSLQGPYLGSLIGSVQLSALTAVIGSVAGVLIAQAIVTSRRTWLRSATLTASGVLANFGGVPLAFAFIATAGISGVVTRLADLDSLGWNLYSFTGLAVVYLYFLTPLMVLVIIPALDGLRPQWREAAQNSGATGRQFWRLVGLPVLAPSLLGGFVLLFGSAFAAHATAAALVGGSVPLVTLKIADALSGNVLVGQENVALALSLDMIVIAGLVMAVYLPLQRRSARWLR